The Solea senegalensis isolate Sse05_10M linkage group LG9, IFAPA_SoseM_1, whole genome shotgun sequence genome has a segment encoding these proteins:
- the LOC122775302 gene encoding myelin-associated glycoprotein-like isoform X1: MWCLELLLTLLLIINDASCQWNVWVPRDISAMTNSCVVIPCTFMYPSGIRPYRGIHGIWYFGQPYPQLFPPVVFKTRTDIVHESYKGRTKLLGDLHQRNCTLLINNIGPEHSGRYYFRADLGGANMYTYPDFSELRVLDQPNIDVPEEIVSDESLELTCYAPDNCPDMTPEIQWMYTDYLPDPEFSTDYQEDSNTAVLSSTLTFTPRPMHNGQLLGCRVSYPNTTLVYERLISLDIKYAPRSVWVNVSSEVMEGRSVVLHCEVESNPHSRISWMFGDQELIWDEASNISLSLDDVMPAQEGLYTCVGNNGFGMMNTSLYLAVKYPPREPVVNNSMTVVEGTSLALHCSTQGSPAPTLTWLKDGELIGTITADELSVLQIIDITPQGDGQYRCLAENEHGRASSSFNITVEYAPVLLEESKCTVIREGVQCVCMATGNPEPTIEFYLPDLNITINESDRRYNFYTHIDGYTSTGMIKLREKGERADSGGPAVNVHCSIFNMYGRESVLLELQQEKKYMMAVIVGTIGGVAVIAFIIAAVRYVGQNNKKENGNPRQEVVLENPALSYSAVKKDKQNLRKKVLKTELLGSKFNSILEETTGEDGDYQPVGSMAGLEKQEMNYAVLEFIRARP; this comes from the exons ATGCCAGTTGCCAGTGGAACGTCTGGGTCCCTCGTGACATCTCGGCCATGACAAACTCCTGCGTGGTCATCCCGTGCACCTTCATGTATCCGTCTGGCATCAGGCCATACCGTGGTATTCACGGTATCTGGTACTTTGGCCAACCCTATCCTCAACTCTTCCCCCCAGTAGTGTTTAAAACACGCACAGACATTGTACACGAGAGCTATAAGGGCCGCACCAAGCTGCTGGGCGACCTGCACCAGAGGAACTGCACTCTGCTGATCAACAACATCGGCCCAGAACACTCGGGAAGATACTATTTCCGCGCTGACCTCGGTGGAGCCAACATGTATACATATCCGGACTTCTCTGAGCTCAGAGTTCTTG ATCAGCCCAACATCGATGTTCCAGAGGAGATCGTCAGTGATGAGAGTCTTGAGTTGACGTGTTATGCTCCTGACAATTGCCCTGACATGACGCCTGAGATCCAGTGGATGTACACGGACTACCTGCCTGACCCGGAGTTCTCTACTGACTACCAGGAAGACAGCAACACGGCAGTGCTCTCCAGCACACTCACCTTCACACCCAGACCAATGCACAATGGACAGCTGCTGGGCTGCAGGGTCTCCTACCCTAACACCACACTGGTCTATGAGAGGCTCATCTCTCTAGACATCAAGT ACGCTCCGCGCTCTGTGTGGGTCAACGTGTCCTCAGAAGTGATGGAGGGCAGATCTGTGGTGCTGCACTGTGAGGTGGAGAGTAACCCTCATTCTAGAATCTCATGGATGTTCGGTGACCAGGAGCTGATATGGGACGAGGCATCCaacatctcactctctctggaTGATGTGATGCCTGCACAAGAAGGACTCTACACCTGTGTGGGCAACAACGGCTTCGGCATGATGAACACTTCACTTTATCTGGCTGTCAAGT ATCCTCCTCGCGAGCCCGTGGTAAACAACTCTATGACAGTAGTAGAGGGCACCTCACTCGCCCTGCACTGCAGCACCCAAGGCAGCCCTGCCCCAACCCTCACCTGGCTGAAAGATGGGGAGCTGATAGGCACCATCACTGCTGATGAGCTGTCCGTGCTGCAGATCATCGATATCACGCCGCAGGGGGACGGACAGTACCGCTGCCTGGCAGAGAACGAGCACGGTCGAGCCAGCAGCTCCTTTAACATCACTGTTGAAT ACGCCCCAGTTCTTCTGGAGGAGTCCAAGTGTACAGTGATCAGAGAGGGTGTCCAGTGTGTCTGCATGGCCACAGGAAATCCTGAGCCCACCATCGAGTTCTACCTGCCTGACCTCAACATTACCATCAACGAATCAGACAGACGCTACAActtctacacacacatagatggaTACACCTCCACCGGCATGATCAAATTACGGGAGAAGGGAGAGCGAGCTGACAGCGGCGGCCCTGCTGTCAACGTCCACTGTAGCATCTTCAACATGTACGGGCGAGAAAGCGTCCTTCTGGAACTTCAGCAGGAGA AAAAGTACATGATGGCAGTTATTGTTGGCACTATTGGAGGAGTGGCAGTCATAGCCTTCATCATTGCAGCAGTGAGATATGTTGGTCAGAACAACAAGAA AGAGAATGGCAACCCTAGGCAGGAAGTGGTCCTGGAGAACCCAGCTTTGTCCTACAGCGCAGTCAAGAAGGACAAACAAAATCTGAGGAAGAAAGTG CTTAAGACAGAGCTGTTGGGCTCAAAGTTTAACTCCATTCTAGAGGAGACTACG GGAGAAGACGGGGATTATCAACCTGTGGGCTCTATGGCAGGACTGGAGAAGCAAGAAATGAATTATGCTGTTCTGGAGTTTATCAGGGCCAGGCCCTGA
- the LOC122775302 gene encoding myelin-associated glycoprotein-like isoform X2, with the protein MWCLELLLTLLLIINDASCQWNVWVPRDISAMTNSCVVIPCTFMYPSGIRPYRGIHGIWYFGQPYPQLFPPVVFKTRTDIVHESYKGRTKLLGDLHQRNCTLLINNIGPEHSGRYYFRADLGGANMYTYPDFSELRVLDQPNIDVPEEIVSDESLELTCYAPDNCPDMTPEIQWMYTDYLPDPEFSTDYQEDSNTAVLSSTLTFTPRPMHNGQLLGCRVSYPNTTLVYERLISLDIKYAPRSVWVNVSSEVMEGRSVVLHCEVESNPHSRISWMFGDQELIWDEASNISLSLDDVMPAQEGLYTCVGNNGFGMMNTSLYLAVKYPPREPVVNNSMTVVEGTSLALHCSTQGSPAPTLTWLKDGELIGTITADELSVLQIIDITPQGDGQYRCLAENEHGRASSSFNITVEYAPVLLEESKCTVIREGVQCVCMATGNPEPTIEFYLPDLNITINESDRRYNFYTHIDGYTSTGMIKLREKGERADSGGPAVNVHCSIFNMYGRESVLLELQQEKKYMMAVIVGTIGGVAVIAFIIAAVRYVGQNNKKENGNPRQEVVLENPALSYSAVKKDKQNLRKKVGEDGDYQPVGSMAGLEKQEMNYAVLEFIRARP; encoded by the exons ATGCCAGTTGCCAGTGGAACGTCTGGGTCCCTCGTGACATCTCGGCCATGACAAACTCCTGCGTGGTCATCCCGTGCACCTTCATGTATCCGTCTGGCATCAGGCCATACCGTGGTATTCACGGTATCTGGTACTTTGGCCAACCCTATCCTCAACTCTTCCCCCCAGTAGTGTTTAAAACACGCACAGACATTGTACACGAGAGCTATAAGGGCCGCACCAAGCTGCTGGGCGACCTGCACCAGAGGAACTGCACTCTGCTGATCAACAACATCGGCCCAGAACACTCGGGAAGATACTATTTCCGCGCTGACCTCGGTGGAGCCAACATGTATACATATCCGGACTTCTCTGAGCTCAGAGTTCTTG ATCAGCCCAACATCGATGTTCCAGAGGAGATCGTCAGTGATGAGAGTCTTGAGTTGACGTGTTATGCTCCTGACAATTGCCCTGACATGACGCCTGAGATCCAGTGGATGTACACGGACTACCTGCCTGACCCGGAGTTCTCTACTGACTACCAGGAAGACAGCAACACGGCAGTGCTCTCCAGCACACTCACCTTCACACCCAGACCAATGCACAATGGACAGCTGCTGGGCTGCAGGGTCTCCTACCCTAACACCACACTGGTCTATGAGAGGCTCATCTCTCTAGACATCAAGT ACGCTCCGCGCTCTGTGTGGGTCAACGTGTCCTCAGAAGTGATGGAGGGCAGATCTGTGGTGCTGCACTGTGAGGTGGAGAGTAACCCTCATTCTAGAATCTCATGGATGTTCGGTGACCAGGAGCTGATATGGGACGAGGCATCCaacatctcactctctctggaTGATGTGATGCCTGCACAAGAAGGACTCTACACCTGTGTGGGCAACAACGGCTTCGGCATGATGAACACTTCACTTTATCTGGCTGTCAAGT ATCCTCCTCGCGAGCCCGTGGTAAACAACTCTATGACAGTAGTAGAGGGCACCTCACTCGCCCTGCACTGCAGCACCCAAGGCAGCCCTGCCCCAACCCTCACCTGGCTGAAAGATGGGGAGCTGATAGGCACCATCACTGCTGATGAGCTGTCCGTGCTGCAGATCATCGATATCACGCCGCAGGGGGACGGACAGTACCGCTGCCTGGCAGAGAACGAGCACGGTCGAGCCAGCAGCTCCTTTAACATCACTGTTGAAT ACGCCCCAGTTCTTCTGGAGGAGTCCAAGTGTACAGTGATCAGAGAGGGTGTCCAGTGTGTCTGCATGGCCACAGGAAATCCTGAGCCCACCATCGAGTTCTACCTGCCTGACCTCAACATTACCATCAACGAATCAGACAGACGCTACAActtctacacacacatagatggaTACACCTCCACCGGCATGATCAAATTACGGGAGAAGGGAGAGCGAGCTGACAGCGGCGGCCCTGCTGTCAACGTCCACTGTAGCATCTTCAACATGTACGGGCGAGAAAGCGTCCTTCTGGAACTTCAGCAGGAGA AAAAGTACATGATGGCAGTTATTGTTGGCACTATTGGAGGAGTGGCAGTCATAGCCTTCATCATTGCAGCAGTGAGATATGTTGGTCAGAACAACAAGAA AGAGAATGGCAACCCTAGGCAGGAAGTGGTCCTGGAGAACCCAGCTTTGTCCTACAGCGCAGTCAAGAAGGACAAACAAAATCTGAGGAAGAAAGTG GGAGAAGACGGGGATTATCAACCTGTGGGCTCTATGGCAGGACTGGAGAAGCAAGAAATGAATTATGCTGTTCTGGAGTTTATCAGGGCCAGGCCCTGA
- the LOC122775302 gene encoding myelin-associated glycoprotein-like isoform X3: MWCLELLLTLLLIINDASCQWNVWVPRDISAMTNSCVVIPCTFMYPSGIRPYRGIHGIWYFGQPYPQLFPPVVFKTRTDIVHESYKGRTKLLGDLHQRNCTLLINNIGPEHSGRYYFRADLGGANMYTYPDFSELRVLDQPNIDVPEEIVSDESLELTCYAPDNCPDMTPEIQWMYTDYLPDPEFSTDYQEDSNTAVLSSTLTFTPRPMHNGQLLGCRVSYPNTTLVYERLISLDIKYAPRSVWVNVSSEVMEGRSVVLHCEVESNPHSRISWMFGDQELIWDEASNISLSLDDVMPAQEGLYTCVGNNGFGMMNTSLYLAVKYPPREPVVNNSMTVVEGTSLALHCSTQGSPAPTLTWLKDGELIGTITADELSVLQIIDITPQGDGQYRCLAENEHGRASSSFNITVEYAPVLLEESKCTVIREGVQCVCMATGNPEPTIEFYLPDLNITINESDRRYNFYTHIDGYTSTGMIKLREKGERADSGGPAVNVHCSIFNMYGRESVLLELQQEKKYMMAVIVGTIGGVAVIAFIIAAVRYVGQNNKKEKTGIINLWALWQDWRSKK; the protein is encoded by the exons ATGCCAGTTGCCAGTGGAACGTCTGGGTCCCTCGTGACATCTCGGCCATGACAAACTCCTGCGTGGTCATCCCGTGCACCTTCATGTATCCGTCTGGCATCAGGCCATACCGTGGTATTCACGGTATCTGGTACTTTGGCCAACCCTATCCTCAACTCTTCCCCCCAGTAGTGTTTAAAACACGCACAGACATTGTACACGAGAGCTATAAGGGCCGCACCAAGCTGCTGGGCGACCTGCACCAGAGGAACTGCACTCTGCTGATCAACAACATCGGCCCAGAACACTCGGGAAGATACTATTTCCGCGCTGACCTCGGTGGAGCCAACATGTATACATATCCGGACTTCTCTGAGCTCAGAGTTCTTG ATCAGCCCAACATCGATGTTCCAGAGGAGATCGTCAGTGATGAGAGTCTTGAGTTGACGTGTTATGCTCCTGACAATTGCCCTGACATGACGCCTGAGATCCAGTGGATGTACACGGACTACCTGCCTGACCCGGAGTTCTCTACTGACTACCAGGAAGACAGCAACACGGCAGTGCTCTCCAGCACACTCACCTTCACACCCAGACCAATGCACAATGGACAGCTGCTGGGCTGCAGGGTCTCCTACCCTAACACCACACTGGTCTATGAGAGGCTCATCTCTCTAGACATCAAGT ACGCTCCGCGCTCTGTGTGGGTCAACGTGTCCTCAGAAGTGATGGAGGGCAGATCTGTGGTGCTGCACTGTGAGGTGGAGAGTAACCCTCATTCTAGAATCTCATGGATGTTCGGTGACCAGGAGCTGATATGGGACGAGGCATCCaacatctcactctctctggaTGATGTGATGCCTGCACAAGAAGGACTCTACACCTGTGTGGGCAACAACGGCTTCGGCATGATGAACACTTCACTTTATCTGGCTGTCAAGT ATCCTCCTCGCGAGCCCGTGGTAAACAACTCTATGACAGTAGTAGAGGGCACCTCACTCGCCCTGCACTGCAGCACCCAAGGCAGCCCTGCCCCAACCCTCACCTGGCTGAAAGATGGGGAGCTGATAGGCACCATCACTGCTGATGAGCTGTCCGTGCTGCAGATCATCGATATCACGCCGCAGGGGGACGGACAGTACCGCTGCCTGGCAGAGAACGAGCACGGTCGAGCCAGCAGCTCCTTTAACATCACTGTTGAAT ACGCCCCAGTTCTTCTGGAGGAGTCCAAGTGTACAGTGATCAGAGAGGGTGTCCAGTGTGTCTGCATGGCCACAGGAAATCCTGAGCCCACCATCGAGTTCTACCTGCCTGACCTCAACATTACCATCAACGAATCAGACAGACGCTACAActtctacacacacatagatggaTACACCTCCACCGGCATGATCAAATTACGGGAGAAGGGAGAGCGAGCTGACAGCGGCGGCCCTGCTGTCAACGTCCACTGTAGCATCTTCAACATGTACGGGCGAGAAAGCGTCCTTCTGGAACTTCAGCAGGAGA AAAAGTACATGATGGCAGTTATTGTTGGCACTATTGGAGGAGTGGCAGTCATAGCCTTCATCATTGCAGCAGTGAGATATGTTGGTCAGAACAACAAGAA GGAGAAGACGGGGATTATCAACCTGTGGGCTCTATGGCAGGACTGGAGAAGCAAGAAATGA
- the LOC122775302 gene encoding myelin-associated glycoprotein-like isoform X4, whose amino-acid sequence MWCLELLLTLLLIINDASCQWNVWVPRDISAMTNSCVVIPCTFMYPSGIRPYRGIHGIWYFGQPYPQLFPPVVFKTRTDIVHESYKGRTKLLGDLHQRNCTLLINNIGPEHSGRYYFRADLGGANMYTYPDFSELRVLDQPNIDVPEEIVSDESLELTCYAPDNCPDMTPEIQWMYTDYLPDPEFSTDYQEDSNTAVLSSTLTFTPRPMHNGQLLGCRVSYPNTTLVYERLISLDIKYAPRSVWVNVSSEVMEGRSVVLHCEVESNPHSRISWMFGDQELIWDEASNISLSLDDVMPAQEGLYTCVGNNGFGMMNTSLYLAVKYPPREPVVNNSMTVVEGTSLALHCSTQGSPAPTLTWLKDGELIGTITADELSVLQIIDITPQGDGQYRCLAENEHGRASSSFNITVEYAPVLLEESKCTVIREGVQCVCMATGNPEPTIEFYLPDLNITINESDRRYNFYTHIDGYTSTGMIKLREKGERADSGGPAVNVHCSIFNMYGRESVLLELQQEKKYMMAVIVGTIGGVAVIAFIIAAVRYVGQNNKK is encoded by the exons ATGCCAGTTGCCAGTGGAACGTCTGGGTCCCTCGTGACATCTCGGCCATGACAAACTCCTGCGTGGTCATCCCGTGCACCTTCATGTATCCGTCTGGCATCAGGCCATACCGTGGTATTCACGGTATCTGGTACTTTGGCCAACCCTATCCTCAACTCTTCCCCCCAGTAGTGTTTAAAACACGCACAGACATTGTACACGAGAGCTATAAGGGCCGCACCAAGCTGCTGGGCGACCTGCACCAGAGGAACTGCACTCTGCTGATCAACAACATCGGCCCAGAACACTCGGGAAGATACTATTTCCGCGCTGACCTCGGTGGAGCCAACATGTATACATATCCGGACTTCTCTGAGCTCAGAGTTCTTG ATCAGCCCAACATCGATGTTCCAGAGGAGATCGTCAGTGATGAGAGTCTTGAGTTGACGTGTTATGCTCCTGACAATTGCCCTGACATGACGCCTGAGATCCAGTGGATGTACACGGACTACCTGCCTGACCCGGAGTTCTCTACTGACTACCAGGAAGACAGCAACACGGCAGTGCTCTCCAGCACACTCACCTTCACACCCAGACCAATGCACAATGGACAGCTGCTGGGCTGCAGGGTCTCCTACCCTAACACCACACTGGTCTATGAGAGGCTCATCTCTCTAGACATCAAGT ACGCTCCGCGCTCTGTGTGGGTCAACGTGTCCTCAGAAGTGATGGAGGGCAGATCTGTGGTGCTGCACTGTGAGGTGGAGAGTAACCCTCATTCTAGAATCTCATGGATGTTCGGTGACCAGGAGCTGATATGGGACGAGGCATCCaacatctcactctctctggaTGATGTGATGCCTGCACAAGAAGGACTCTACACCTGTGTGGGCAACAACGGCTTCGGCATGATGAACACTTCACTTTATCTGGCTGTCAAGT ATCCTCCTCGCGAGCCCGTGGTAAACAACTCTATGACAGTAGTAGAGGGCACCTCACTCGCCCTGCACTGCAGCACCCAAGGCAGCCCTGCCCCAACCCTCACCTGGCTGAAAGATGGGGAGCTGATAGGCACCATCACTGCTGATGAGCTGTCCGTGCTGCAGATCATCGATATCACGCCGCAGGGGGACGGACAGTACCGCTGCCTGGCAGAGAACGAGCACGGTCGAGCCAGCAGCTCCTTTAACATCACTGTTGAAT ACGCCCCAGTTCTTCTGGAGGAGTCCAAGTGTACAGTGATCAGAGAGGGTGTCCAGTGTGTCTGCATGGCCACAGGAAATCCTGAGCCCACCATCGAGTTCTACCTGCCTGACCTCAACATTACCATCAACGAATCAGACAGACGCTACAActtctacacacacatagatggaTACACCTCCACCGGCATGATCAAATTACGGGAGAAGGGAGAGCGAGCTGACAGCGGCGGCCCTGCTGTCAACGTCCACTGTAGCATCTTCAACATGTACGGGCGAGAAAGCGTCCTTCTGGAACTTCAGCAGGAGA AAAAGTACATGATGGCAGTTATTGTTGGCACTATTGGAGGAGTGGCAGTCATAGCCTTCATCATTGCAGCAGTGAGATATGTTGGTCAGAACAACAAGAAGTAA